A single region of the Aquarana catesbeiana isolate 2022-GZ linkage group LG07, ASM4218655v1, whole genome shotgun sequence genome encodes:
- the LOC141103007 gene encoding pyruvate dehydrogenase E1 component subunit beta, mitochondrial isoform X2 has translation MLGEEVAQYDGAYKISRGLWKKYGDKQIMDTPISEMGFAGIAVGAAMAGLRPICEFMTFNFSMQAIDQVINSAAKTHYMSAGRVPVPIVFRGPNGASAGVAAQHSQCFAAWYGHCAGLKFVSPWNAVDAKGLLKASIRDDNPVVFLENELMYGVPFELSEEAQSKDFVVPIGKAKIERPGSQITVVAHSRPVGHCIEAAKVLAKEGIDCEVINLRTIRPMDIETIEASIVKTNHLVTIEGGWPQFGVGAEICARIMEGPAFNYLVSPVFRVTGADLPMPYAKTLEENCTPQVKDIIFAVKKTLNLI, from the exons ATGCTAGGAGAGGAAGTTGCACAATACGATGGAGCCTATAAG ATCAGTAGGGGACTTTGGAAGAAGTATGGTGACAAACAGATTATGGATACTCCTATATCTGAG atggGATTTGCAGGTATCGCTGTTGGTGCTGCTATG GCTGGATTGAGGCCAATATGTGAGTTTATGACATTTAACTTCTCCATGCAAGCCATTGATCAAGTCATTAATTCTGCTGCTAAGACCCATTACATGTCAGCTGGGCGCGTCCCTGTCCCAATCGTTTTCCGGGGACCCAACGGAGCATCGGCCGGTGTGGCTGCCCAGCATTCTCAGTGCTTTGCCGCCTGGTATGGGCACTGTGCAGGACTGAAGTTCGTGAGTCCCTGGAATGCCGTAGATGCAAAGGGTCTGCTGAAAGCTTCAATCCGAGATGATAATCCAG TGGTTTTTTTGGAGAATGAACTGATGTACGGTGTTCCATTCGAACTGTCCGAGGAAGCTCAGTCTAAAGACTTTGTTGTTCCTATTGGTAAAGCAAAGATTGAACGGCCAG GCAGTCAGATCACTGTGGTCGCTCACTCTCGTCCTGTGGGTCACTGTATAGAGGCTGCCAAAGTGCTGGCAAAGGAAGGGATTGATTGTGAG GTCATCAACTTACGCACAATCCGACCAATGGACATTGAAACTATAGAGGCCAGCATTGTGAAGACCAACCATCTGGTCACAATCGAGGGAGGGTGGCCTCAGTTTGGTGTAGGAGCTGAAATCTGTGCCAGGATTATGGAAG GTCCTGCATTCAATTACCTGGTTTCTCCTGTGTTCCGTGTAACTGGAGCTGATCTTCCCATGCCTTATGCCAAGACCTTGGAAGAAAACTGCACACCCCAAGTAAAGGATATCATATTTGCAGTGAAAAAGACTCTAAATCTTATCtaa
- the LOC141103007 gene encoding pyruvate dehydrogenase E1 component subunit beta, mitochondrial isoform X1, with the protein MITVRDALNQALDEELERDERVFMLGEEVAQYDGAYKISRGLWKKYGDKQIMDTPISEMGFAGIAVGAAMAGLRPICEFMTFNFSMQAIDQVINSAAKTHYMSAGRVPVPIVFRGPNGASAGVAAQHSQCFAAWYGHCAGLKFVSPWNAVDAKGLLKASIRDDNPVVFLENELMYGVPFELSEEAQSKDFVVPIGKAKIERPGSQITVVAHSRPVGHCIEAAKVLAKEGIDCEVINLRTIRPMDIETIEASIVKTNHLVTIEGGWPQFGVGAEICARIMEGPAFNYLVSPVFRVTGADLPMPYAKTLEENCTPQVKDIIFAVKKTLNLI; encoded by the exons atg aTCACTGTTCGGGATGCTCTGAACCAGGCTTTGGATGAAGAGCTGGAGAGAGACGAGCGGGTGTTTATGCTAGGAGAGGAAGTTGCACAATACGATGGAGCCTATAAG ATCAGTAGGGGACTTTGGAAGAAGTATGGTGACAAACAGATTATGGATACTCCTATATCTGAG atggGATTTGCAGGTATCGCTGTTGGTGCTGCTATG GCTGGATTGAGGCCAATATGTGAGTTTATGACATTTAACTTCTCCATGCAAGCCATTGATCAAGTCATTAATTCTGCTGCTAAGACCCATTACATGTCAGCTGGGCGCGTCCCTGTCCCAATCGTTTTCCGGGGACCCAACGGAGCATCGGCCGGTGTGGCTGCCCAGCATTCTCAGTGCTTTGCCGCCTGGTATGGGCACTGTGCAGGACTGAAGTTCGTGAGTCCCTGGAATGCCGTAGATGCAAAGGGTCTGCTGAAAGCTTCAATCCGAGATGATAATCCAG TGGTTTTTTTGGAGAATGAACTGATGTACGGTGTTCCATTCGAACTGTCCGAGGAAGCTCAGTCTAAAGACTTTGTTGTTCCTATTGGTAAAGCAAAGATTGAACGGCCAG GCAGTCAGATCACTGTGGTCGCTCACTCTCGTCCTGTGGGTCACTGTATAGAGGCTGCCAAAGTGCTGGCAAAGGAAGGGATTGATTGTGAG GTCATCAACTTACGCACAATCCGACCAATGGACATTGAAACTATAGAGGCCAGCATTGTGAAGACCAACCATCTGGTCACAATCGAGGGAGGGTGGCCTCAGTTTGGTGTAGGAGCTGAAATCTGTGCCAGGATTATGGAAG GTCCTGCATTCAATTACCTGGTTTCTCCTGTGTTCCGTGTAACTGGAGCTGATCTTCCCATGCCTTATGCCAAGACCTTGGAAGAAAACTGCACACCCCAAGTAAAGGATATCATATTTGCAGTGAAAAAGACTCTAAATCTTATCtaa